The Coffea arabica cultivar ET-39 chromosome 2c, Coffea Arabica ET-39 HiFi, whole genome shotgun sequence genome includes the window aacacttttttttaattttttttgcaatACAAGTGAAAGTGAAGTTCGAATTTATGATCTAAAAGAGATTAATCCTTTTTGGCAGCCACGGAGCCAAAGCTTAGTTGTTGCTTTTTAGAATTGATTCAGGTAGTCTGGTGGAGTAATTGACTCATTATAGCGTGTCAGAATTCTAAAACAAGCCTTTCCACGTCCGTCCTTCCACTTTCAACCGTGTCAGTGAGCGTCATCATTCGCCATGGAAAGGCCAAATCCGAGTAAATTATGGCGTCTAGACAAtctaaaaatgatgaaattaattaaGCTGCAATTTGCTCATCAATTATTAAAactttttagtttcttttctgtctcaaccaccaaatctaggcaaaaaaaaaaaaacttagataGGCCTGATCTTGTAGAGATATAATTGTATtgtaaaatttgattaagacctgtttgataatccaattcatcacttaaatttaatgaatttaaatgcatttgataacaaaaaataaaatatttgaattATGTAAATAGCACTACTAAGTTTTCTAATTAAAACTTGCtctaaaaaaaattagtgacacatttcatatttcaatttttaaatttcaatctTATCAAATGCACCGAGCACCCTAAGTAGTACCACTACTTACCTTGTGCCTCTACAATCCAAATGAATAACTCAACATAAACTCCTTCCCTCACTTTCCCTCATTTCCTGCACCATAAGAAACTGGAGGGAGATCGTAACTGGACAATCTTcctgttgacaaaaaaaataaataaataaagactGAGCAATCATACATTTGGTAATACAAATATGTATGACAAGGTAATATACATACATATTTGTAAGTCATACATATTTGTAACAAGTACCCGTTACACGGTTGCCATAGTCTTTTCTCAGAGAAATTGTTGGAAGGATGCTTCAACTAATCaggataaaagaaaataaaagcaagaaagaTATGATACACAATGAATCAATACATGGATTTGGAATTTGCAGAGAGACAAAATGCCCCCAAAACCCTGGAGGGTATACACACAACATGAGGACATTTTACAACCCAACCTACTCGAAGTCACCTTTTATTCTTCCTGTTTTGCCAGTCGGAAAAGGGCGACAAGAATTAGTGGGAGAAGTTAGGAAGAATAGTATGCCTTCTGCCAATACGTACAAAATTACAAATAATTTGTTGACAAACAAATTATGCTTTTGGCATGTCGGCATAAGAACCCCATTTTATGCTTTTGCCAATGAACGACAACAGAGCTAAATATCCAGTCGTCCGATGAATGTTATAGAAGAAGATCATCTGAAACAGCCCTATATGACAGATTGGTTAATGTAGGAGGAGCTCGGAAGAACATCTAGAACTTGTCTAATTCATCCTTCACAAAACAACCTGTGAAGAACCCAAGCTCTATTCATCCTGTGAGAACAATAAGCAAAAAATCACCAGTCCCGTTTGCCCTCTAACAGGCCGGAGTATGTCTTCCACAGGTCAGAATGAGCgtgattggatttttcttttcctgGGTCCCGGGTAAATGAAGTCAGTAGCCACAATGACAGAGAATTGGAGATCAATTATACAAGacgaattttctaataaagattTCAGCGCTTTTGGCATTCACATCTTTTCAATcatcttccaaaaaaaaagaagaaaaatcaatgCTCTTGGAAGTTAAATAATGACACTAGAAGCTCTTGGAATAGGGAGAAGCAGTGTCACTAAACCAAGGGAAAAACAATACCCCCGTTAAGTACAAGCTAGGTTTTGGGAGGGCCAAAATAACCCAGCACACGCTAAAATGGACAAgagaagaaattaagaaagcccgagaagaaaattttcagggTATTCAACCTTGACGCAATGAGCTTGGGTACCTAGCTAGAAGCCCAATCTCCAAAAAAATTCTTGGAATAACGCTTATGCTGTCTGACCGAAGCTACTTTTGGTGTTCCAAATACCCAGCACCTTCCTGCAACTACTATCAGACAAGAAACGAGCAGGAACACTCCTGGCATCTACACATAAAATTGTCACAAGTTCGTCATTTAGTTATGAACCACAACATCCTATCAACTCGATAACTTTTCTCTTTGTATTTAACTGTATAACAAATAGATGCAAAAACATTTTAAACATGGGAGGGACAGAAACCTTCAGTTGAAGTTGAATCCCCCAGAAGGCACTGAGATCTGTGACCCTCCAAGCTGGAAACTCTGCTGAGATGCATCACCAGGAGGCATTGTGTCATCATCTTCCTCTAGCCAGTATGTCTCAAGAATCTTCACTGCCTTCTCATAAATGTCATTGTTGTCATGACTCTGAAGGTTCTCAATTTTCTCCAACCCTTCAGCATCATCAATCATTTGAGCATAGAGATTCACATCTCCTGTTATTCCCAAATTCTTCTCAGCTTCTCCAACCTTCAAGATGTTTTCAAGCCCCTCCAGACATACTGAGACAATTCTTGGATCAGGACAAACAAGAAGGTCACACAAAGGCTTGATACATGCTTGACTCACAAGGTACCTGGTGCAAAACATAAATGAATATGAATCCATATCTGGAAATATACAATCACAAGCTAAAACAGCAAACAGAAATTCCAGAGCTACGCGTACTTAATTTGTTCATGACTGCCACCAGAGGTAGCATTTGAGATGGCCCATGCAGCCTCCTTTTTAATTTCAAACTCCCCATTCTGAAGCAAATCTATGAGCGGACTCATGATACCAGATTCAATAACAGCCTACAGAAATGTAAGATACATAGCATCcacatattaaaaaaaaaagcaaacaaACATTCGTTCAATCTCCTGTAAGAATTGTACTATCAACAGACCCGTGatgttcaatatatatatatatgaatgcCTGCTAACCTGTATTTGATCCCTGTTGCCTGCAGTAATGTTAGAAATGGTCCAGCAAGCTTCCTTCTTAATGCTCTTCTTATAATTACCAGCCAAGAGGTTCAGAAGGCGGCCTAGTGCTTGATGATTAAGAATGCACTGAAAATGTGCAAGGAAATTGTaatgaataaatattttagcCAATTGCATGCAAGTTGACACCAACAACAGTTCACAACCTACTAAAttagaaaacatcattatcaCAGTTGAAAAGCCTTAATTGGTAATGCCACTTATGCCAGTTAAAAAGGCAGAAGCATAGCAGCACTCAATGACAACATAGCAACCAGAATCATTATTCAGATATTgtataaaaaatagaaaatatggcTCAGTCCAAGAAAAGGAGATAATTTCGCTGATTTATGATGTCCTTAAGAATAAGTTCAGTGCATGGCTAAATTTTTGACATCTCATTAAACCAAATATGTGAATATTCAGGTCCAAGAGAACACAGGACTAGCTTAATTGATACTCTGACTAGTGAATATTGATTATGCAACAGAGCTTCATGCATGGACCTGCCCTGTAAGCTTCATTTGAAAGTAGAAAACTATTATGCGCAACATACTCCGCAACCCACAATCCCCCAGAAACCAGAGACCAAAACCCAAAAGGCAGAAAAACCGTTATGCAAACGTAATAAGAGAGAAAGGAAAGTACTTAAGATTCTTTTAGTTGATACCTGAGTCTGCATATCATCTCCAGTTACAATGTTTCCAACTGTTCGAAGAGCAGGGACCAGCACTGATGGAGAAGGATGCCTGAGATGCcaaatgttatattttttacaCAGAAAACATATTCAAAAGGGAACTTACAATACGAGCACAAGATACTCACAGCAATAACTCTACCAATCGAGGGCATACTCCAGAATCTATGACAGCTTGGATTTTATCATTTGTCCCATCAGAAAGATAGGAGAGTGCCCAACACGCATCAGTCAAAACTTCTTCATCACTTGAATGCACAAGCTGCTGAAGAACTGGAAGAGCTGGTCTTGTCTGCAAATTGTGCTGTTAGTATCACAAAATACGTGCCCTTACGTACATTATACCTAAGACATGGTTATTTCCTCTAAAAAAAGATGGTATTTTGTAGGAATAATGGCAGTAGTAATAATCTCATCAACTTTATAAGTTGTAATAGGTGACAACTCCTTAATGTGTCATAGTACAAGAACGTAGCAACATGGACAAGGGGAGTGTCAAAGCAATTTCTTATGGGGGACATGCAGCCTACTCTGCATCCACTACAGACAAAATTAGCTTTGAAAGAGCTAAGCATGCACGTTATCATGTAGAATTGAAAGAGCTGTGAGATGAACAAACATTCAAGGTGAAAGAACTACCTGATCAAATGAAGGCTGAGGCTTGCCTCTGCAGAAATTAGATAATGTCCAGGTGGCATTTCGCAACATTGATAGCTTTGCATGCTCATTTAGCTGAGCCAGCAAAGGACCCAGAGCTCCATGACCAAGAACAAGATCACGGCATTTTGGGGAATCACCAGCCACATTTCCCAGAGCCCATACAGCCTAAATGTAGttcaaagaaaaataagaaataaaatataaataacaaCAAAATTCAATTATATCATGCAACACTCAAAATCCATAAAATAATGCAAGGCATTGAACTTGATTACAAACACCAGAAGAGGAGATTTCATCATTTGTAAAAGATATACCTGTTCGCGGACATCATCGCTGGGAGAACTAAGAAGCTGTACAAATATGGGAACAGCCCCATGGTCTATAACAACCTTAGTGTGCTCAGATGTCCCAGAAGCAATGTTTGTGAGGGCCCAAGCTGCCTCAAACTACAAATTTGCAAAGGATGGAAGAAAATATTTATATGTCACACCAAACTAATCTAATCTTCACTGTGTATACAGAATGGGGAATAACGATCTTGAACCTGAAGTTGGGGAAAATCCTCCCTCATAAGAAACTGAACAAAGCGAGGGACAACGCCAGCTTGAATCACTTCCTGAATTGGCGGACTTCGTTCTGGTATAAGCATTAACATCAACACCGGAACATAGGAATCAAATATGGAACAAAAAATGATGATAGCAATAGTCTAAAGAAGCATCCAAACCTATGGAAAGCAATTTCCTGAATTGAGTGGTTGCCTCAAGTTGTAGACTGCCATCATCTGTCCAAACACCAGCAACCATTGCTTGTAGATTTTCTAGCTGCAACCAAAACCCATAACCATTCCAAGCATTAGAGTTACATGCTCAACATATTTTCCAATTCAATATAAAAAAGTTCAAAGTAACAAAACTTAATCAAACGCATAgaagcgaaaaaaaaaaaacttcacaccTGTAATCAACATATGCAATTAAAAGCTTTAAACACAACAAATTCGAACAAAAAAGCTATGACAACTACTTGTTGAAGTCAAACAAGCCCATCAAGTTTCAAAATTTCCATCaaagtttattttttataaaattcgAACTATGGTCTGATGGTTAAATTATTTAAGCTTTCCGAAATCTCCCGTTGCCGAAAAAGGCTGAAATGCAAGCCCTAGCCctattcaaacacaacaaaactAAAAATATTGCGGGTATCCAGCCCATAAACAACACAATCGCAAATTTGAATTCGATCACAACCCTAGTTAAAACCATCTGCAACAActtcaaagaaacaaaatcGAAATTCTAATTTATTTACACCTTTTTTTCGACAGAAGAGGTATCCGATTGAACAACAAATGCATTTTGCAGGCCTTCGCGGCGCTTCTTCTGCAAGCTTTCTTCTCTGCGGTTCTTTCGAATCTCGACCATGTTGTCTTCCCTCCTCCGGCGGCCTTCTTCGGCGTCCACCGCCACTTTGTAGCGGCCGCGACGGAGTTCAGCTCTGGAGCCTGGTCTCAACGACATCGTTTGAGTAACTTAATTGGacgaaaccctaattctggcaAAAATCTGGGTTTTGGGATAGTGGATAGAAATTTGAATGAAAGACGAGAGAGAGATGAAAAGGGGACTTAAATAGGGTTTACGACGACTGAGGAGAGGCGTGGTGTATCGAAAAAGGGCATGGATCAGGAGGTATTTACGATTATGGGTcagaaatttgaatttgaagatgTGGGAAACCCGTATGTGAACGTTGGAGGATCCATCTTTTAAAATTGGGTTAAAACATCACACTATTCAttactactccctccgtcccacattgatagtcctgtttcttttttcacacagtttaagaaaaagtagttaactttgttggaaaagtaaatttagattgctatttttctaaaataccctcacattaaatagagtacaactttatgggaacttgaattgatggtaaaaaaagaatcaactctcattaaatggggtaggtttatagcaacaacaacttgtattgaataagggtattttaggaaaatgaaaatacaactacattcttcaattggaaagtggactgcaatttgggacagacaaaaaaggaaaacaggactattaaagtgggacggagggagtattatttAACCAAGCAAGAGTCAAACCAtggatttctttttgtttttcattttttttattctttggaGGGATCAAGGGTAGGGGATAACGCAAAATGGGAAGGTAATTGTTGGCATTTAAGTTTCAATTTTACTTGTAAGAAAATTTTATACTatttaaattttggatttcaATTTAATtgttggattgctatttttttttttttttgggaggttGGGGCTTTGAAGTATTGGATGTATGTGTAATTTACACCATCAATTTTCTTGACCAATAGCAACTGTTCATGCCCTAACATGTAGATTCGACTTTCCTAATTGAGATCTGGAAGTAGAAGTTGAGCTGCATATGCAATAAAGTGGGTGACATTTCCAAATGCATCCTTAGTAAGGATTAAGGAAGAGGGAAGTACCAAGGAGAGCAACTGATTATTAACACAAGggttcgttttttttttttacaagtgTCGAGCATGCACTCGTTAACACACTTAAATTTCATCTAATATATCGTGTAAATAAATATATAGACATATTAATAATTACCATACTCCATTACATGTAATATACTTTCCTTAATTAATCTTATCTGTCTAAAAATTTAATACAAGCGTAAAATTCACCCCTCTGACTTCATAGAAAACCTGCATTAATTAAGTCAATGTAAATCTTGGAGCTTTTGGTTGATAACAATCGTACAAGAAGGGCGAATAAATCTAGGAATTCATTAATAAGACGACTTTTTGCTTATATTTTGCAATGAACACACAATACTACTATTATCGTAAGTGTTAACCTTGTTTTAATGGCAATGACAATTTTTAGACTACGATAATGGCCTTGTTTGGAACCCAAGTTTTTTGCTAAGATTATCTGtcacaagttttttaaaaactttagcttcagtaatctcaaaaaaattttcaaaatttttaaactatacacttcaaaatactcaaaaatctatacatttcaaaaattttttaaaaaacttttataataaggtacagtaaaattttagacaaactctcAAAAAACTCACATTCCAAACAGGGCTTTTGTTGCTATAGAAAACCGGGTATTAATAAGCAATTGAGTTaactatttttttgaaaaaatactaTAGTAATTTTTTGATGCAATGTAtgcaaaataaaaagataattgaaaaatatattgataATACAAGCAAATAAACTAAATCAATAGTTGACTAGCTAGATATTGTCTAAAGTTTTGATCATTCAATCTCTTGATTATCTCCCATAACCAGTATTTAATAGCCAAAGCTATTACTTTTCAAAAAGataaaacacaacaaaaaccCAAGTCATTGTTCAAACATGTCATTTTATACTCGGAAATATACTTTGACCCGTGCATTTTGGTTAAATTTGTGGTTTTGACTAGAAAAGTTGTTCGAACAtgtaatattattattatacatCAAGTTCATTTTTCATACTTATTAGGTACCCACTATTTGAGTTCtatattgtttggattgttatttttagaaatttatataaaaaaatactataattATTTGACATATATAAGGCAAAAAGATGATTAGAAAATATGTTCACGGAAacgtaaaaaatttttttacaaaaaaacacaatccaaacaaggagtTTTACCTTGCTCATTTTGAAAGAGCAAAAGTTGGCTTAAATAATTAAtgcaaaaattttttcaaataatcttctatccaaAAACAATCATTATCTCCttcatcaaacaaaaaaaaatttttttttggaacagaACAAATGTCTATTACATGCAATTGGTCTACATTGGCTCATGAACATATTGGCAGTTTCTTGGAAGCTTTGTCTTGAATTTGTTAAATATGCTGTTTTGCATAAACTCCCGTATTAAGTAATTATTGTAGATCTCATCCACCAACAATCTCCTTCAAATTGAGCTGTATTCTGATATTTGCAGAAACAAAGTAGTAATGATAGGAATAATTAGACAATAAACATGTGATTCCCTGGCATGCATTAGATCAGGGAAAGGAATAAAGTGGAAGAAAAGGTTATAAAactgcgtgcttgcatatgacaTTGGGCCTGTTTGGCACcctagttttttaccaagttttttagctactagttttttaacaattttttgttacaggaaccccaaaaaaacTTTTCAGAGTTTTTTACTTACACACttaaaaaatacacaaaaaatttctcaaaaacttttcttcctcCCCCACCCAACCACCACACCACCTCTCCCTATGCCGGTCACCTATTCCGGTGCCGGTaacctcaaaaaaaatttttctgtcCATCACCCTCGCCCTCTCTCGTCTTCCCTTCTCCCTTCCCCGCCACCCTCCCTTTCCTGCTATGTACGATCTGGTCGGGCGACCAGATCGTAGAGCAGAGAGGAAGAGGGTGGCGGAAGAGGGAGAGGGGAAGAAGGGAGggaaaaagctaaaaaaaaaaataatgcacAGCTGCCGGCCAGATCGCATGAGAGGGAAGGGGAATGGGAAGGGCGGCGGGGGAAGGGAAAACTGAGAGGGAAGAGTCCCGACTAGATCACGTCGGGGGAGAGAGAGGGTGGTTGGGGAGGGGAGGAAAGGGGAGGGGAGGGGCGGCGGGGgaaggaaggggaaggggagggtCCGGACCAGATCGCGTCGAGGaagaaggaaggagaggggAGAGGAGGGGAGGGACGGCGAGGGAGGGAGAGGGCTGGGGAGGGAAAGAGAGGGAAAGAGggaggggtggcgggggagggagaAGGGAAtagaaaaaaagcaaaaaaaaaaaaatcacctggAAGTCTTTGCCATGGAAGTCTTGGGAGAGGGAACAGGGGAGGGAAGGGAGTGGGAGAAggggaagaaagggaggaaggaaaagaaaaaagaaagaaaaaaaagaaaaaagaaaaggaaaaaaatttcatcttacaaacacccaaaaatttttcttacaaaagtttttctacaacttctacagtgatttacagtaaagttttatacATACACCCAAAAAACTTACCTTCCAAACAGGCCTAATATGAATTTGACAGACTTCTGTTCAcagattttctctttcttgtccTTTTGCATGGATCAATCTAATAGGTAACCGCTAATCAATAATCATTGAACAACTTAAAGGTGGAAACCAGCGTTTGCCCCGAATATTTCTCAAACTTCAGGTTTTCTAACTTCCAAGGAAAAAATCACCCACCTAAGTGGGTGGGATGGGACATCTAAGTGGTGATTTCTAAAAAAATGCTACATTTAAGTGGTTTGTTTCTAAAAAATTCAAGTGGGTGTGTTGTGCACCCATCTGGTCCAGTGGTGGTTTAGTCCCCTCCGAGTTACCCCTGAACCTCCTTAGATCCGTCCCCTCTCCCTTAACGTAGGATAGAATAGGTTTATTGTCTccgaaaaaaaaactttcaaggaaaaaggtcaaaaaaaaataaagaaaagtgaaTCCATTGGTTTTTGGAGTTGATGAAACTAGCTTCCACTAATTTATGCCGTATTGTCAATGTTCATTGTGCTATGTAAGGTGAATCATTCAATCTGAATAATTTGTCTTTGACTATTTGACATGTCAGTACAAAGGAATCATTGTAAATTGTAATTATTTGGTAGATATTTAATGTACTTTGGAAAAAAGTCTTCTTAGTTGTCAAACTGAGTGTCATATTAGGGATGAGGATCAGGTGATTGGTCAGTTTCAGCATTGATTCAACGAGTTCAATAGAACTcttgaaaagaagaattaatAATGAATGTGATGTGCAAGGATGAAGGCGCCTGAGGTAAAATGTATATATACTGGTTTCAGAGTTTGTTGTCTTAAAGCCACTTTGTTTTGTATCACTATGGGTTGGAATGAGCAAGGTCAGAACCCAGAAACTTGTTGGGAGAAATCAGATGTGAATTGAAACaacttttttaagaaattaggCATCCAGAAACTTTTTGAGGGGAACAGAAAAAAGCCAAACCATTCTCATACTTATTCAATGGATTTGAAGATGGTATTCAGACTTACTTAATTAGGTTCATAGAATCGAAGGATTctgtgttccatataggaactTGACAGGGAAAAAGAAGTTTCTTGAAATCAGAGTATGCTCGTCAAGCTGAAGCATTGACTGTTGGGGACACGACAACTGGACTCTTCACAAAGTATCTGCCTTCAGCATCAGCCCATCGAATCGAACCAAAAGTAGCCCTTCCATTTTTGTCGCCTGCATCGCGGATGGTTAGGctacaacttttcttctcaTATATCCCTTTAAAACTCAAAATCTACTGGTTTACTTCAACAACAGAACCACTCGGAGCTGTCACTATTGCGTGCATTATAAGTTGAAGCACTATATCCAACATTTGTGACTGTCCTTTTGAATATCTTGGCTAACGTGCCTATACTTTCATTATTGTACAATGCAATAAAGGATGAATAATTTAGATCAGACGAAGGATTTGTTAGCATCAGGGCTAGTTAACCGTGTGATGGTTGGAATTTGGCTATGAGTGAGACTCATGGAGTGCAGAAGGTTATGTTATCTTGTGGGGTAGCATCATATACAAGACCAAGGTCCAATGCCTTATTGGGATTGACTTGTCTAGCTCCCATGGCTAGAGATGAAGCAAAATCAAGACTGCAGTCCATATCCTTGATAGGATTTTGAGTATTGTCAAGGACATCGGCTGTGGTCATCATTGCAGATCGAATGGTTGAAGGACTCCATTTGGGATGTGCACCTTTAAGAAGTGCTGTAGCGTCAGAAACATGTAGAGCAGCCACTGATGTGCCTCTTTGAACATTAGAATTTATAATTACTTGACAAGCCAATTTTTGTACCAATTCTTGCTGCTGGAATATTTGGAAAGCCATGCACCTAAGATAAATATAAATGGAGGTGTTTGGACAGGTGATATTTggaataatatttcaaataatattggCCTTTTCCTCAAATAATGAGACATGGCTGAAATAATTGGCCTATTTGGAACCTGaattttttgggagtttgtctaaaactttactgtagtgcactgtagaagttttttaaaaaattttgtagaaatttttgtaaggtaaaaaatttttttgtagaaatttttgtaaggtgaaaaactttttttcctttttttttttttctttttctctttctctttctttttctttctttcctttttcttttcttttctctcttctcttcttcttcctttttcttctttttctttctttctttccttcccgTTACCTCCCAGCACCAACTCACCTCCCGCcaccctctctcctctctttccCCTTCTCTTTCCCTCTGCCCTCCTACTTTGTGCCCCTTCCCCCTGTGCCCCGTCACCCCCTGCCTTTTCCCTAGCACGACTCCCTCCCCCCGCCAACCCTCCTTGCAGTGACCCCCTCCCCTCGCCACCACCCTTTGCCCACGACCCCCTCTCACCGCCACCCCCTGCCCTTTCCCCAGCGCGACTCCCTTCCCTCGCCACCCCTTTCTGCCAGTGACCCCTTCCCTCTGCCACCCCCTGCCCTTCCCCTAGCCTGACCCAGGCGCAACTTTCTGCCCTTTCCCCAGCTTGCGCCTTCTTCATAGCCATCAACAAGCCAGACGCATCTCCGCAGGATGAGGGACGAAATGGCGGTGGTGGTGGGTTGGGATTGGtgtggaagaagaaaaaaagggaaggaaattttttttttttgtgttttaggtattttgaagtgtgtaaataaaaaactttgagaagatttttttgggttcctatagcaaaagttgttaaaaaacttgtaggtaaaaaacttgtCCAAAAATCtagcttccaaacaggcccaatGTTTGGACCATGAAGTCATCCTATTCAAAGAAGTCAATGGTGCTACTTGCTGACGTGGGAATTTACTCTGACGATAGACAGTAAACCCGGCTGCCACGTTGATGTAAGGTTAAAACTTTGCTGGCTATTCTCTTTTGGACAACCACAGGTGCTTGGTAACTTTGACGAGCATGCTGAAGGCTGGGATTCCTAAAACATACGCTCGAGGCCCACTAGTCCTTCTGGGAGAACTAAGCACTAACGTGGGAATGCAAAGTCATAAAATCTACCCATTTTCAAATTTGCTACTTACGGTGGCTATCTATTATTGGCCAGGACTTCTGGAAGGTACATGCAAATTTTTGCCGATTTAAGTTATGCAAAATTCATCGGAAAGCCACGGAGGAGCACAATTTATTGCAAACAAGAGTTTCTCCTATTGTACGAAGACTTGTATAGTACTTAGACTAAGAACCACCATTTGATTACAGAGAGTTAAAAACGAAACGCATTCAATAGTTTACTGCTACCCTAAGCCTCACTATTGAATATTTCTCCACCATTGGCCCTCACATCGTCTAATACCTCTGTAGGTATTAGATTTTTTGATTCTTATTCACTTACTGTCTccgctgtcgcgccccattttttgatagaaaaataaatagaatgattgtttttgtgattttattggtttggaaaaaagtgaattttttgataaaaataaaaatgggtctaaatgggacttttgaaaatgcgacgatttgacccaaaaaatagttcaaaaagggttttttatatgaaaaatggagtcgccacttggtatagagttagggtgtaccaagtcacccaaaaagtgaattttttaaggaaaaaagtaagaaacccttttgaacgactcctagtccacgtaaaccaaagaaaaaggttcgggagtcacatttgacaaaggggaaggcaagaataaaatccaaagcacccctttgacctagccaaggctaattgcatgatttaatcaaagattttcttgttttaaccaaagaatttattacatttggatgcactacatgaatgcaaaccctagacctaggggtattgggggaaatttctcttcaaaggttgagtggtgccaatcacattaattgtgaagcccaataacgatccttcgaagaagtcacgaataatgcaagtggaatgctcaaacaaggaaaaatatgagaggtgtgcaaatgaaggCAAAAGTGCTCGCGTGCAAGTAAAGGGATAAAAAATTCAtatgtgcaaatgagacaaagtgttcgtgtgcaagtgaagggataaaaaggtgtacgtgtgcaaaatgagacaaaagtgaaagtgtgcaagtgaagggataaaaggtgtacgtgtgcaaaatgagacaaagtgaaagtgtaaaatgataaagtggattaaaaaatgcatgagcctagggaattcatgcatattgggtacggggagacctaaatcgtgacttaatttgcccttttatagagggaatacaagcgtgctaaggcttagaaaa containing:
- the LOC113727762 gene encoding importin subunit alpha-2-like, with product MSLRPGSRAELRRGRYKVAVDAEEGRRRREDNMVEIRKNRREESLQKKRREGLQNAFVVQSDTSSVEKKLENLQAMVAGVWTDDGSLQLEATTQFRKLLSIERSPPIQEVIQAGVVPRFVQFLMREDFPQLQFEAAWALTNIASGTSEHTKVVIDHGAVPIFVQLLSSPSDDVREQAVWALGNVAGDSPKCRDLVLGHGALGPLLAQLNEHAKLSMLRNATWTLSNFCRGKPQPSFDQTRPALPVLQQLVHSSDEEVLTDACWALSYLSDGTNDKIQAVIDSGVCPRLVELLLHPSPSVLVPALRTVGNIVTGDDMQTQCILNHQALGRLLNLLAGNYKKSIKKEACWTISNITAGNRDQIQAVIESGIMSPLIDLLQNGEFEIKKEAAWAISNATSGGSHEQIKYLVSQACIKPLCDLLVCPDPRIVSVCLEGLENILKVGEAEKNLGITGDVNLYAQMIDDAEGLEKIENLQSHDNNDIYEKAVKILETYWLEEDDDTMPPGDASQQSFQLGGSQISVPSGGFNFN